One Triticum dicoccoides isolate Atlit2015 ecotype Zavitan chromosome 3B, WEW_v2.0, whole genome shotgun sequence genomic window, gaggaaggaggaggggCGGGGCGGCACTGGCCTGGGcggagatctcgccggcggcggggctccggtggccggcgaAGTAGGCAGAGGCGTAGAGGAGCTCGGACGAGCGAGGCAGGGAGCTCGGGGCTGCGGGCTCACGCGCGGGGAGCGGCGGCGTGGGATTCGGGCCTGCGTGGGCCGGATCCAGGCTTCGATGGGCCCGTGGCGGTGGAGAGGCTTGGGGCGACGCGTGGAGGGCGCGGGTTGGAGGAGGCAGGTGGCTACGGCGGCGCTGACCACTCAGGCGGCGCGAAGTGGCGATGGCTGGCTGGGCGGGCACGGATtccgaggagggggcggcggctgcaGGTAGAGGAAGGGCTAGGAGGTAGGTGGAGGCTAGGAAATGcccaaaaatggactaggggttgtttatatagggtaggtggctagggtttggggggttttGCTCCGATTCGGACCCTCCGATCACGATCGGATGACTCCGGACAGAGGGGGAACTAGGTAGGCTGCAGGTGGGGTTAGTGGGTTGTGTAGTGGGCCtcgggctgagaagagaggggaagaagtgCGGCCCGCATGATttttggagaccgaaaacatccgacgaatgTACCGGCAACGGTATCGCTacgtgtttaacggttgggctatcaaacgagcttcgaatgcgacgaaacttgacaggcgctctgtctatactataataagaccgcatgccaagtttcaacccatttcgagaacatttttacgccacttataaaataatatttcggaggtgccgcgggcgagtgcgagtgtgtccggactcggaacggacaacggagagaaccgggagaacccgaacggatgcaagttttgaaaaacatgcaaatgaaatgcagatgatgacatggcaaaatgcaatacgcaagcaaacgacatggcaacgacggcgaataactgacagacacctggcgcatcgaatccggggcgttacacaactGTCAGCCGGCTTGTAGACGACCATTTCTTGCGTGTTCgactgctctatgtgtgtggttgctcgCGGTTGAGGCGGCCACGGCGCGCTCCGCTCGCGTCCTGCCATGCGCGCTCTACTCTCGCGTCCCTATGCACGTTCTGCCAGCGTTTGGGCCCAGCGCACGATCCCGTATGTTCATACTGACATCATGCATGCAATTGCATCGCTCACAGCAccacgatgcagttacccgctgcaaaaactgacaTGCGGACGTGTCGAGAATCCAGGCCGCCCAGCCCCCATTTATTAACACGGCCATTTACCTTAATCTCTCGTGCCccatgacacaataagcacacccacgatgaaaCATATAGAGAGGATATccagcggctccaatggcgctccccgtggctccaatggcgctcccagtggCTAACGATGACAAAGGGCAACAGTTCACCACGCCAcacatagtggacacccacgtgaggggggagGACctatcggtggtgtacacgaatgagCCGGTAtcgatggagagctccatccaaactatggagcagttgcttgctgagGACAAATACCAAGTGGCTGGCTTCGACCTCGAGTTCACCGGCAGTCGTGTcgggcatgatcagaaggttgtcgtcgcccagttgtgtgtgcgccatgacgtcctcgtctatcaGTACcacatggccacaaggccttgcaagtGTTTCGCCATGTTTATCAACGGCCTCGATTATAGTTTCGCTACAGTGGACACCACCAACGCTCTAAAGGCGCTCGAGATTTCGGGCTTGGCCTGCCGGAATCTTGTGAacatccgtgaccactacagggtctggggcagcatgaaAAACAATCAGGACTCCCTAGTTGACCTCGCCtcaaccatcatcgacccctactacatgaagatgaaggatgagagcaagaaggacaagattgGCTAGCATAGTGCCTGGGAGCAGAGACTGGATGAAGAATACTTCAAGTATGTGaccaaggacgcgtacacaagctatgagatgtacaggcggatcgttaacatgaggaagtgccttcgtcctgccccagacgagggatcgagccacagagcagtggcggcagcgtcacaagaagtagatgattagatgatcgtttctcctagtttagaatgcatgtaattgtttattgaggtgtgtgcggatGATTGTATAgttacttatgtaattggatgtttattttggttatatatgttgttcttctatagacagagcaaatcacatcgcacatggaGTAAACTATGGAACCCATCGGcgatgatttcatcaatcgctgacaattgtataccagcaagcgtttgcccacaacacacatgacttattagcagtaatcgtctgtattattatcggtcttcgcacgcaTTTCTGATTACgggcctgtttgccgcgtatcacacacatcttgttcggtTGAATCATTCATGTTGTCTTGGCTCatcccaaacagttcatccgagtgaactgtatgccatatatcgcacacaccttgatatggctgaccgtttctgttgtgttgcctaatcacaaacagttcatctgagtgaactgtatgtcatatatcgcacacacacccATCTGGCTGACCATTTTTGTTGTTGTGCTCATCGCAAACAGTCTGTATGAACCACCCATAtgccacatatcacacacgcaACTCTGATCTGAATCATGTTTGATGTTTGTgccatcgcaaacagttcgtatcATTTTTTACGGTTTTcctacaccatcgtttgcgattaatgcatcgccacagtttcgtcgaagggtctctgattgtactgtcgcgtttggaccatcctacaGTAGTGAAAGCTCTCTCACAAAGCTGAGCTATCACTTCACTAACCCTAACTAGAGGGAGGAGGTggtctatatatagtctaggtgaagtggagggagggagagagagagagagagagagagagagagagaggttacatGGCCTCTTGCCTGTGGTTGCGTTGCAGGAGCTGGATGTTCGGGGTCATGCCGAATGTCCAGCCCGACTTGGGGCATCGGATGTCCGGTTGGGTGGTGGCCCGAGTCAGCCTCTTCTCTGGACTCCTTTGTCCGGATATCCGGGGAGGCGCCCAATGTTCGGGGGTTGTCCGTATGTTCGATCACTGAAGCTCTTATGTTCCTCTTctgcacaggcgccggatgtccggccctgaTCCGAATGTTCGGTCGTTGTAACTTCAGCATCTCCGTCTTCTTCTGTCGTCGCTTCCATGCTTCCTTCGCGGACGGTGTAGTTGTTTCTCGGTGCTTGCACTCCTTGTCATCAGTGATTCTTCGATAacacctatgcatgcacatgagagGAGTGTCATGtactataccatcctcgaaggggtcaagtgagcacgggtAAAGGAGTTGATTcactatgtatgtgaagtagatgatgAACGTGTCACTTGCCGAACAGACTCTTGACATCATGATGttcataggatgctctgcatcatggtACCTCAGGCGGGCGGGGGAGCAAACGAAATTTATCCTAGGAAGTGCATCTGATCGAGTATATTTGAGAGAGTTGGGCTGCCTTTTTGGGATAACTCCTTAATATTTGCTCCTCTAAACGTATAAGGGTTCGGCTAGATGCGGTTAGTTGATTATTTTGCTCCACCAAAACATTTTAGGGGTGGGCTAGAGATGCCCTAAGACATTCAATTTGCAGATTTAGTGGGCCGAAGCACACCTTAGAATTAGGTGATCCACTGGTTTTGGGTTTTTTTTGCGAAAATGATTCAGATCTATTATCAAAGTTCACCGGAATATAAAACATCTCAAACacaataaaaattacatcgagattcCGAGACCACCGAACGACCACTACCTTCAGAAGGACGAGCCGTTGAAGCGCCGATGTCGTCGTCCCCCTATTGATGACGGTTTGACCTTGTCGATAATAGCCGGGAAGTCTTCATGGACGTGCTCCTAAGAACCAGCGACATGGACCCGCAATCGCCGTCGTTGACTCCTTGAATAAATttgaagcatctaacactaaatctCGTCACACGATGAGAAACATTAACCTCACGGCTCCAAGGAGATGCCGGGAATATACACTGGAGCTTCGTCGACTATGTCCGGATGGACAAACTCGGATCGAAGCCCGAAAGACAAACTTGAAAAAGAAGTGTCGACATCTACCCGCGAAAAGATAAAGTCTAATGACAGACACGGGTAATTCTCTCACTGGGCCAACCACTAGAATTAGTCAATGAAAAAGCATGCGCAAGTGTAGAGGGGAATTTTGCAAGCTAGGAGGAATAGAAAATCCTAACTAAGAGTGGCCCACCTGCGATGACTAAAACCCTAACCTAAATTACTAACTGAATCGAATGCACCAGGATTCCCCTTCCGTCACCGGCTGCCGGAGCAACGTGCAAAGGGGAGGCGAATCTATGGGCTCACCGACGAAGCATGGACGGGAGAGTTTTCCCTAACCGCCGCCAAGGTATAGGGGTGAGAAACAGAAACCCTAACGATGAGCATACACATTGAGGGCATCCACCGATTTAGTTGCCACGCACAAATCACAGGAGTGATAAATGTTCCTCCGGTTCTTCTTGACCATGTATACCCTCACATTCAGCCGACCTCAACATGCAAGCCAAGAAATACTCTCCATTTTTTGGGAATGATGGTAGCCCAAAAAATCCAAAGAACAATCTATTTAAATCTATAAAAAATGTAACAGATGTTTGCTGACATGGTACCCACTACTTTAAGGCGTCCCGAGGACACGCACATGGTCATGCTCGATGATCGTAGAAGGAGCGTTCTCCGTTGTCGCTCTCGCAACTCTTTTTTTGTAAAATAAAATGTTTTCCTTGAGCCTTGGGGATGTCCTATATCTGGGTTGGATGGAAAACCAAAGCAGGTGCTACGCCACCGAACTTTTAGCGGCGCAGAAGAAATAGACTAGATGGAGGGAAGTAGTTTGTTTTATGGAGAAATAAGGCGGTTTAAAATTAGAAATGCCAGAGCATCCCCATCCCCAGGCAATAATTGAGCAAGCAAAGCCTTTAATCACTCCCTGTAAACGTGTATCTATATATTAGGAGCCCACAGCAATTAACCCAAGGAAAGGGTACTGCTAATATAGAGGAGGTGGACAGGCCAGCCCCCCTCTGGCCCTGTTCTCTCCCCCCACATGCCCTGCCCAAGGTGATCATTCTTCCTTCAACCATCCATCAATCCATGGATGCTTTTAAGATTCAGCATGTGAATTGATTACTTGTCTGTTCATCATTCTCCTCCGATTTGGTTGGTTTTCTGCTTGTGAATTGATTCTGTCTCTCCTGGTTTTGCATTTGGTTCTTGATGAGATTCTTGGGTAGATGTTGTTTTTGGAGCCTGGAAAGAACGATGTGCATCCCTCCCGTCATTCGATTCGatgacaaaaacaaaaaaaaggcaATCTCATGTGGTTAGCTAGCTTGTATTCTACGTGTGGAGAACATGAATCCATCAAAAGTTGGTGCTGCATTGGCTTCCGATTCTTCAGATTCTTGGCCATTCCTGATGTCGAGCTCTAATCTTCCCCTTCCTGATTCATTCATCAGTGCCAAATCCAAGAATTAGAGCTGCTCCATTGACGGGGGAGAGATCGACAGCAATGGGGGAGCTGGTGGTCGCCCGGAGGTACTGGTGCCACATGTGCGCCGCGGCGGTCAGCCCCGTGGCCGCGGACGCCGGGGTGGAGATCAAGTGCCCGTATTGCGGCAGCGGCTTCCTCGAGGAGATGGAGACCGCCCGCAGCAGCGTCGCCGCCGGCACCGCCCACGCCCACGCCAGCGGCACCTACCCTAGCGCCGACAACGCCATCTCCATCTGGGCCCCCATCATCGACAGCATGGTCGGCGACCCCGTCCGGCGCCGTCGCAGCAACCGCCGTACTGTGGACGCCGTGGCCGCCGCAGAGGACGAGCTGGACAATGTCGACTTCTCGCGACGCCGGCGGCGCGCCACCGCGTTCCTGCGGCTCCTGCAGGCGATCCGGGAGCGCCAGCTGCAGCGCCTTGAGTCCGCGGCCGCCCTCGGCAACGGTGGCGGCCTCGAGACAGAGCACTACAGCCCATTCGGGCGGAGCATCTTCGCGGCCGCCCCCCTCGGGGAGCACGGCATGGCGCTGGGGGACTACTTTCTTGGGCCCGGGCTGGACGCCCTGATGCAGCAGCTGGCCGAGAGCGACGCGGGACGGCAGGGCACGCCGCCGGCAAAGAAGGACGCCGTGGAGGCGCTGCCGACGGTGGAGGTGGTGGGTGGGTGCAACGAGGAGGACGCGGCCAGCTGCGCGGTGTGCCTGGAGGACTACGCGTCCGGCGAGCGCGCCCGGGAGCTGCCCTGCAGGCACAGGTTCCACTCGCAGTGCATTGTGCCGTGGCTGGAGATGCACAGCTCCTGCCCGGTCTGCCGGTTCCAGCTGCCGGCGGACGACGACCCAAAGAGCTCATGCGGCAGCGGCAGTGGGAGtagcagcagcaccaccaccacctacgtCACCTATGTCAGTGCTGAGGTGAACGACAATGTGGATGGTCATGGCAACGAGAGTGGAGTTGAGGCAGCGGGCAATGTGGCCGTGGAGCGCGAAGACGGCGATGTGGATGGTGAAGGAAACGTGAGCCGGCTGCCGGCGTCCATACAGTGGCTCAATAGCCTCTTCTCCCCGCAGGCTACATCACCATCGTCCACTTCCACTTCCGGCGGCAGCTCGCGGCACTTTGAGGACTAAATCTGCTCTGCTCCGTTTGGATTTCCGCCATTGCCATACCTACCACGCACGCAAGGGTTTGCTGCTGCGCTAAAACTTGGAGCTTTTCTCTCCGTCTCTTCTTCGTGTGAATCGGTCATTTGGGTGTAATTTAAAAAGAAAAAACAAGGGTTGTACAGTTTAAATTTGATACATTTTGTCAAATATATGACTGATGTTCATCAGTTTTCAAACTCTACACGACGGCAATCAATCCATCCTGTGTCACAAGTCACAAGTCTGGGCCCAATCGCTTATGTTAGAAATAAACAAACGCCTTTGTATCATCATCCTCGACCATTTTGAGATGAACTAGCAAGTAGCAAATGCAAGAAATATAACGCAAACAACAGGCAAACAGATGAAGTGAAGCAACTATCAGGTAGTTCAATCGTTGCATATAAGTAAGTTATAGTAGTAGTAGCAAAACAAGCTGCTGCGATAATAGTTTTGGTGGCTAAACCCTCTCATAAAGAGTAAACAGCCACAACTTGATAACACAAAGTTTTAACCAGGTTGCACTGCCGCAATCTTGGCAGCAAAAAACTGTGGGTATGCGTAGCCTCGcaaaaagaaagaagggaaaatCCCCGGGCAAAATGGTGTTGCATTGTCGCTTCGCTGCCACTAGCTTACACGGTCAAGAGCTTGATGACAGATGCATTCCCGATGC contains:
- the LOC119275859 gene encoding E3 ubiquitin-protein ligase SIRP1-like isoform X1 — protein: MWLASLYSTCGEHESIKMPNPRIRAAPLTGERSTAMGELVVARRYWCHMCAAAVSPVAADAGVEIKCPYCGSGFLEEMETARSSVAAGTAHAHASGTYPSADNAISIWAPIIDSMVGDPVRRRRSNRRTVDAVAAAEDELDNVDFSRRRRRATAFLRLLQAIRERQLQRLESAAALGNGGGLETEHYSPFGRSIFAAAPLGEHGMALGDYFLGPGLDALMQQLAESDAGRQGTPPAKKDAVEALPTVEVVGGCNEEDAASCAVCLEDYASGERARELPCRHRFHSQCIVPWLEMHSSCPVCRFQLPADDDPKSSCGSGSGSSSSTTTTYVTYVSAEVNDNVDGHGNESGVEAAGNVAVEREDGDVDGEGNVSRLPASIQWLNSLFSPQATSPSSTSTSGGSSRHFED
- the LOC119275859 gene encoding E3 ubiquitin-protein ligase SIRP1-like isoform X2, translating into MGELVVARRYWCHMCAAAVSPVAADAGVEIKCPYCGSGFLEEMETARSSVAAGTAHAHASGTYPSADNAISIWAPIIDSMVGDPVRRRRSNRRTVDAVAAAEDELDNVDFSRRRRRATAFLRLLQAIRERQLQRLESAAALGNGGGLETEHYSPFGRSIFAAAPLGEHGMALGDYFLGPGLDALMQQLAESDAGRQGTPPAKKDAVEALPTVEVVGGCNEEDAASCAVCLEDYASGERARELPCRHRFHSQCIVPWLEMHSSCPVCRFQLPADDDPKSSCGSGSGSSSSTTTTYVTYVSAEVNDNVDGHGNESGVEAAGNVAVEREDGDVDGEGNVSRLPASIQWLNSLFSPQATSPSSTSTSGGSSRHFED